The following coding sequences lie in one Globicephala melas chromosome 15, mGloMel1.2, whole genome shotgun sequence genomic window:
- the POLR2J gene encoding DNA-directed RNA polymerase II subunit RPB11-a, giving the protein MNAPPAFESFLLFEGEKKITINKDTKVPNACLFTINKEDHTLGNIIKSQLLKDPQVLFAGYKVPHPLEHKIIIRVQTTPDYSPQEAFTNAITDLISELSLLEERFRVAIKDKQEGIE; this is encoded by the exons ATGAACGCGCCTCCCGCCTTCGAGTCGTTCTTGCTCTTCGAGGGCGAGAAGAA GATCACCATTAACAAGGACACCAAGGTACCCAATGCCTGTTTGTTCACCATCAACAAGGAAGACCATACGCTAGGAAACATCATTAAATC GCAGCTGCTGAAGGACCCACAGGTGCTGTTTGCTGGCTACAAAGTCCCCCACCCCTTGGAACACAAGATCATCATCCGCGTGCAGACCACACCGGACTACAGCCCCCAGGAGGCCTTCACCAACGCCATCACAGACCTCATCAGCGAGCTCTCCCTGCTGGAAGAGCGATTCCGG GTGGCCATCAAAGACAAGCAAGAAGGAATCGAGTAG